A stretch of the Porifericola rhodea genome encodes the following:
- a CDS encoding vanadium-dependent haloperoxidase — translation MKKSLMVQLLSVALLMLGCSPKPEDLPQFSNADISKLMTKVTEVMVHDVTNPPLAARFFAYINLSAYEVMAQHDTSLNSMHGTLNVFPKIIAPEAANYSPSLSAILAMMHTASKVQPSGSMILDFEQQFLDSCLELGYTEEIILQSKKYGEEVSKQLLAYVSEDGYNKISNFPKYTPVEGKGYWYPTPPAYFAAVEPHFNTVRTLTLDSASQFKPAPPVAFSEDKNSPYFKMLMEVYEEGKELPLEHRKIASFWDCNPFAMEKSGHLMVGLKKISPGAHWIGITGIACDKAGKSFSEAVKIHTVVAVGLMDAFISCWDEKYRSNRIRPETAIRKYIDPTWEPLLQTPPFPEYTSGHSTISGAAAVILTHYFGDNFSFTDDVEVSYGIPARDFPSFITAAKEAAVSRLYGGIHYRDANENGTAQGLKIGEWVINRVEKEKAMPVAIDQH, via the coding sequence ATGAAGAAAAGTTTAATGGTACAACTACTAAGTGTAGCTCTGCTGATGTTGGGCTGTAGCCCTAAACCGGAAGACCTGCCGCAGTTTAGTAATGCAGACATCAGCAAACTTATGACTAAGGTTACTGAAGTTATGGTTCATGATGTAACTAACCCACCGCTGGCAGCTCGCTTTTTTGCCTACATCAACCTCTCCGCATACGAAGTAATGGCGCAGCACGATACCAGTCTGAATAGCATGCATGGCACCCTTAATGTGTTTCCAAAAATCATCGCTCCTGAGGCTGCTAACTATTCTCCCTCGCTAAGTGCGATCTTAGCCATGATGCATACTGCTAGTAAAGTACAGCCTTCTGGTAGCATGATTCTGGACTTTGAACAACAGTTTCTGGACTCTTGCCTGGAGCTTGGATATACAGAAGAAATAATCCTACAGTCAAAAAAATATGGCGAGGAGGTAAGTAAACAGTTACTGGCATATGTTTCTGAAGATGGGTACAATAAGATTAGTAACTTTCCTAAATACACGCCTGTAGAAGGAAAAGGGTATTGGTATCCTACACCTCCGGCTTATTTTGCGGCAGTTGAGCCCCACTTTAATACCGTTCGTACGCTCACATTGGATTCTGCCAGTCAGTTTAAGCCAGCTCCGCCTGTAGCTTTTAGCGAAGACAAAAATTCGCCATACTTCAAAATGCTGATGGAAGTATACGAAGAGGGTAAGGAGCTTCCACTAGAGCATAGAAAAATTGCTTCCTTCTGGGATTGTAATCCTTTCGCAATGGAAAAGAGTGGCCACCTGATGGTAGGCCTAAAAAAAATATCGCCTGGAGCTCATTGGATCGGGATCACAGGTATTGCCTGCGACAAAGCCGGCAAAAGCTTTAGTGAAGCAGTGAAAATACATACTGTAGTGGCAGTAGGCTTAATGGATGCATTCATCTCCTGTTGGGACGAGAAATACCGTAGTAATCGTATTCGTCCGGAAACAGCAATTCGTAAATATATAGATCCTACATGGGAGCCTCTCTTACAAACGCCACCGTTCCCTGAATACACCAGTGGGCACTCCACCATATCTGGTGCAGCAGCAGTAATTCTTACTCACTATTTTGGTGATAATTTTAGTTTTACGGATGATGTGGAGGTAAGCTATGGCATACCTGCACGAGATTTTCCTTCATTTATAACCGCAGCTAAGGAAGCGGCTGTATCCAGGTTATATGGTGGTATTCATTATCGTGATGCTAACGAAAACGGTACTGCTCAAGGGCTTAAAATAGGTGAGTGGGTGATAAACAGAGTGGAAAAAGAGAAAGCTATGCCGGTAGCCATTGACCAACATTAA
- a CDS encoding SusC/RagA family TonB-linked outer membrane protein, whose amino-acid sequence MEKNISGTVTDADDGSGLPGVNILAKGTTIGTITDVDGNYNLSVPDETTTLVFSSVGYETVEEEINGRTTIDMALMPDIQSLSEVVVVGYGEQKKVTVTGSVAAVEGQELTKSPTVNLSNSLAGRIPGVFAINRSGEPGADGSAIRIRGSNTLGNNDALIVIDGVPARAGGFERLNPADIESVSVLKDASAAIYGARAANGVILITTKRGKSGKPELSYSVNQGWAQPTRVPDLANASQFAEMRNELEIFNLPVEEWGAAQAAFDSEGSYTRANGSVVEAPYTPEDFELFRNGSDPWGHPNTDWYDATLKNWSPQVQHNLQLSGGTEDFRYLASLGYQNQDAFYKDAATGYKQYDIRINLDGNINEYIKTSIGILGRQENRFYPTVSAGQIFRMQMRGIPTSPAYWPNGLPGPDIENGTNPVVVTTNQTGYDEDTQNYIQTNGSLEISIPGVEGLKVTATAAVDKRIRQTKRWNTPWFLYTWDGVTYGDDGDPLLVKGARGPAEPNLSQGNEDQLNILLGATANYTKTFGEHNVTLLAGVNRETIEYSGFNAYRRFFISDAIDQLFAGGDEQKDNGGSAWERARLNYFGRVAYNYQEKYLAEFLWRFDGSYMFPEDTRYGFFPGVLAGWVVSEENFWKDNISFMDFFKIRGSWGQMGNDRIYYDANSNGNIDGDEPLQEYRYLSTYGFDSYIIGGQPVKTLYETWVPNQSITWEVANNANFGVEGQMLEGRIFFEFDYFINKRTNILWPTYGSVPQSTGMTLPPQNVGEVKNQGYDFNVGYNGEIGDLSFSASVNGGYAQNEILFWDEAPGAPAWQRTTGRPMYTYQLYEYDGVFASQEEIDANTIDYSALTNTLRPGDMKYKDIYGPDGVPDGKITPDDQIRTDFTSNPTFQGGINLSANYKNFDLTVLFQGATGAKLFVITESGSIGNYLLDTYENRWQIDNPSSVHPRIADRNNQWYSTNNTYWLRDADYLRLKNFEVGYNLPQGILERVGIGNMRVYANGLNLFTIDKLKVLDPESGSQSGQYYPQSRIINLGATVTF is encoded by the coding sequence ATGGAAAAAAACATCTCTGGTACAGTAACCGATGCTGACGATGGTTCAGGGCTACCAGGAGTTAACATTCTAGCTAAAGGTACTACCATAGGAACCATTACTGATGTAGATGGTAACTATAATCTAAGTGTTCCAGATGAAACTACCACTCTGGTTTTCTCTTCTGTAGGCTACGAAACTGTAGAAGAAGAAATAAACGGCCGTACTACGATTGATATGGCGCTGATGCCCGATATACAATCTCTCTCTGAGGTGGTAGTTGTAGGCTACGGCGAGCAGAAGAAAGTAACAGTAACTGGTTCGGTGGCCGCAGTTGAAGGTCAGGAACTGACTAAGTCTCCTACAGTTAACCTTTCAAACTCTTTGGCAGGACGTATACCCGGGGTATTTGCCATAAACAGAAGTGGTGAACCTGGCGCTGATGGTTCTGCTATTCGTATCAGAGGCTCAAATACTTTAGGTAATAATGATGCTTTGATTGTAATTGATGGTGTACCTGCCAGAGCTGGAGGTTTTGAAAGGTTAAATCCTGCCGACATAGAAAGTGTATCAGTTCTTAAGGATGCATCTGCTGCAATTTATGGAGCACGTGCGGCAAATGGAGTAATCTTAATTACTACAAAGCGTGGTAAAAGTGGTAAGCCAGAGCTTTCCTATTCTGTCAATCAAGGTTGGGCACAACCTACACGAGTTCCTGATCTGGCGAATGCATCTCAGTTTGCAGAGATGAGAAATGAGCTGGAGATTTTTAACTTGCCCGTAGAAGAGTGGGGAGCAGCTCAGGCTGCGTTTGACTCAGAAGGAAGCTACACACGTGCTAATGGTTCGGTAGTAGAGGCGCCCTACACTCCTGAAGACTTTGAGTTATTTAGAAATGGTTCCGACCCCTGGGGGCACCCTAATACCGACTGGTACGATGCCACACTAAAGAACTGGTCTCCTCAGGTGCAGCATAATTTGCAGCTTTCTGGTGGTACAGAAGATTTTAGGTATCTGGCCTCGTTAGGGTACCAAAATCAGGATGCTTTTTACAAAGATGCAGCCACCGGCTACAAGCAGTATGATATCCGAATCAACCTGGATGGAAATATTAATGAGTACATCAAAACCTCTATTGGTATTCTAGGGCGTCAGGAGAATCGTTTTTATCCTACTGTTTCTGCAGGGCAGATATTCAGAATGCAGATGAGAGGAATACCTACTTCACCTGCTTACTGGCCTAATGGTTTGCCTGGGCCGGATATTGAAAACGGAACCAACCCTGTTGTAGTAACCACCAACCAAACCGGCTATGATGAAGATACTCAGAACTATATCCAGACGAATGGCTCATTGGAGATATCTATACCAGGTGTAGAAGGATTAAAAGTAACAGCTACAGCTGCGGTTGATAAGCGCATCCGCCAAACCAAAAGATGGAACACCCCCTGGTTCTTATACACCTGGGACGGAGTTACCTACGGTGACGATGGAGACCCTCTACTAGTAAAAGGTGCTAGAGGACCGGCCGAGCCCAATCTGAGCCAGGGGAACGAAGACCAGCTTAACATACTTTTAGGCGCTACGGCTAATTATACAAAAACATTTGGAGAACATAATGTAACTCTTCTCGCGGGTGTTAATAGAGAGACTATTGAGTATAGTGGGTTTAACGCTTACCGCCGTTTCTTTATCTCTGATGCAATTGACCAGCTATTTGCTGGAGGAGATGAGCAAAAAGACAATGGTGGAAGTGCCTGGGAGCGTGCACGTCTAAACTATTTCGGTCGTGTAGCCTACAACTATCAGGAAAAATATCTTGCTGAATTCTTGTGGAGGTTTGATGGGTCTTATATGTTTCCTGAAGATACCCGTTATGGATTTTTTCCTGGTGTGCTAGCTGGCTGGGTTGTTTCAGAAGAAAACTTCTGGAAAGATAATATAAGCTTTATGGACTTCTTCAAAATACGAGGTTCGTGGGGGCAGATGGGTAATGACCGTATTTATTATGATGCTAACAGCAATGGTAATATTGATGGAGATGAACCATTACAGGAATATAGATACCTTTCTACTTATGGCTTTGATAGCTATATTATAGGTGGACAACCCGTAAAAACATTATATGAGACTTGGGTGCCAAATCAAAGTATAACATGGGAGGTAGCTAACAACGCTAACTTTGGGGTAGAAGGTCAGATGCTGGAAGGTAGAATCTTCTTTGAATTTGATTATTTCATAAATAAGCGTACAAATATTCTTTGGCCTACATACGGCTCTGTACCTCAGTCTACAGGTATGACGCTGCCACCGCAAAATGTTGGCGAAGTTAAAAACCAGGGGTACGATTTTAATGTAGGTTATAATGGTGAAATCGGTGACTTAAGCTTCAGTGCGAGTGTAAATGGAGGCTATGCACAGAACGAGATTCTCTTCTGGGATGAAGCTCCTGGCGCTCCGGCCTGGCAAAGAACTACAGGTCGCCCAATGTATACATATCAACTGTATGAATACGATGGAGTATTTGCTTCTCAGGAAGAAATAGATGCAAATACTATAGATTATAGCGCGCTAACTAATACACTGCGGCCCGGTGATATGAAATACAAGGATATTTATGGGCCGGATGGAGTGCCTGATGGTAAAATTACTCCAGATGATCAGATCAGAACGGACTTTACTTCTAACCCTACTTTCCAGGGAGGGATTAACCTAAGCGCCAACTATAAGAATTTTGACCTGACAGTATTATTTCAAGGTGCTACAGGAGCAAAACTATTTGTAATTACTGAATCTGGAAGTATAGGAAACTACCTGCTGGATACTTACGAAAATCGCTGGCAGATAGACAATCCTAGCAGTGTGCATCCGAGAATTGCCGACAGAAACAATCAGTGGTACTCTACCAACAATACCTACTGGTTAAGAGATGCGGATTACCTTCGTCTGAAAAACTTTGAAGTTGGTTACAACCTTCCTCAGGGTATTCTGGAAAGAGTGGGTATTGGTAACATGAGGGTATATGCTAACGGACTAAACCTGTTTACGATTGATAAACTCAAAGTGTTAGATCCAGAGTCTGGAAGTCAGTCTGGACAGTATTACCCTCAGTCACGCATCATCAACTTAGGTGCTACTGTTACATTTTAA
- a CDS encoding FecR family protein: protein MTYNDYSALDFAADEHFQQWVLTQNAEATDFWQTWIQLHPEKQSVINEARLLLEANRYEKDVWPFERMQATRERIEASLKKNKSADTAPSKVHTFRSWYSIAASVALLLSVSLGIYFFYQGEQKFTTTYGETMQLKLPDGSEVMLNANSSLRFSENWQEKGERNVWLDGEAFFKVNRHTAGNAKEAVKFIVHLEDIDVEVVGTIFNVNNRAGKVEVVLDEGIVDLKMTGGERLRMEPGDMVAYSAETQLIDKTNANLTKVKAWQNHQMILDGQPLSELAVLIKNYYGLEVDFASRQVAEKKVKATLPTDNLELVLETLELMLNVRSEKEDNRIILR, encoded by the coding sequence ATGACCTACAACGACTACTCAGCATTAGATTTCGCTGCCGATGAGCATTTTCAGCAGTGGGTGCTCACCCAGAATGCAGAAGCCACAGATTTCTGGCAAACCTGGATACAGCTGCACCCAGAAAAACAGTCGGTTATTAACGAAGCACGTCTTCTGCTGGAGGCTAATCGTTACGAGAAAGACGTATGGCCTTTTGAGCGAATGCAAGCAACTCGCGAACGAATTGAGGCAAGCTTGAAAAAAAATAAAAGCGCTGATACAGCGCCATCTAAAGTACATACTTTTCGTTCTTGGTATTCCATAGCTGCTTCCGTAGCATTATTGCTGAGCGTAAGTTTGGGAATATATTTTTTTTACCAGGGAGAGCAAAAGTTTACTACTACCTATGGGGAAACCATGCAGCTAAAACTACCAGATGGGTCTGAAGTAATGCTCAATGCTAATTCCAGTTTAAGATTTTCCGAAAACTGGCAGGAAAAAGGAGAAAGAAATGTATGGCTGGACGGAGAAGCATTTTTTAAAGTAAACAGACATACCGCTGGTAATGCAAAAGAGGCGGTCAAATTTATAGTTCATCTGGAGGATATTGATGTAGAGGTAGTAGGTACCATTTTTAATGTTAACAATCGGGCAGGCAAAGTAGAAGTAGTGCTGGATGAAGGTATTGTAGACCTGAAAATGACAGGTGGAGAAAGGCTGAGAATGGAACCTGGAGATATGGTTGCTTATTCTGCCGAGACTCAATTGATAGATAAAACTAATGCTAATCTTACTAAAGTAAAAGCCTGGCAAAACCATCAAATGATACTAGATGGACAGCCTCTTTCTGAACTGGCTGTACTTATTAAAAACTACTATGGATTGGAAGTGGACTTTGCTTCCAGGCAGGTGGCTGAAAAAAAGGTGAAAGCTACCTTACCTACAGATAATCTGGAGCTGGTACTGGAAACCTTAGAACTTATGCTCAATGTGCGGTCTGAAAAAGAAGACAACCGAATAATACTAAGATAA
- a CDS encoding RagB/SusD family nutrient uptake outer membrane protein, producing MNKIKYIYITLFASLAVATSCNDDFVNTKPLDLVPAEDTWVDGGLSEAFVTNIYSGFGNGGFDEQMLASLTDEALFTHPGRGINTITESRSNPADRGWINNTIDWDDMYRYIRAANVALSNLETPQFENTELATRLRGEAHFMRAYYYHQILRYFGGFPIVDRVYELDEESYSLPRSSFEDCVDFIVSDLNSAAELLEGMNMEAGRASVEAAMALKARVLLYAASDLHHIPTASAQSSTISGFSNQELLGYTSGDQMSRWQAAKDAAKAVLDRGSGYKTDLMEPVSPEEGEQNYENISLAQEGGEDELIMARYFVNQKQENGGRIGLYNGPNGYHNWAGNTPTQNLVDDYQMMDGSEFDWSNPDHANNPYENRDPRFYASILYDGADWKPRTADVAAKDPANQIQTGSYEIVQDGEVVTFFGLDTRQSSVEDWNGTRTGYYMHKFINKDPDIVDQNTWQEVPWPILRYTEAILNYVEACIELGEEAEARAWLNKIRFRAGMPAITSSGDELMEEYRNERRVELVFEEHRYHDARRWMIADETIGQQVEIISIEGTLKPGESVSLYKYDPEKYNYEYTVQQIDPGIENRQWLDKMYFLPISRDEMNRNEALVQNPGY from the coding sequence ATGAACAAAATTAAATATATATACATCACGCTCTTTGCATCTCTGGCGGTAGCTACGAGCTGTAATGATGATTTTGTAAACACTAAACCGCTAGATCTGGTACCTGCTGAAGATACCTGGGTTGATGGCGGTTTATCTGAAGCCTTTGTTACGAATATATATTCAGGCTTTGGCAATGGTGGGTTTGATGAGCAAATGCTTGCTTCTCTTACAGACGAAGCTTTATTCACACACCCTGGAAGAGGTATCAATACAATCACTGAGTCTCGTTCAAACCCTGCTGATAGGGGGTGGATCAATAATACGATTGACTGGGATGATATGTATAGGTATATCAGAGCGGCTAACGTAGCTTTAAGCAATCTGGAAACGCCTCAGTTTGAAAATACAGAGCTTGCCACGCGCCTTAGAGGTGAGGCTCATTTTATGAGAGCCTACTATTATCATCAGATTCTTCGTTATTTTGGAGGATTTCCTATTGTTGATAGAGTTTATGAATTAGATGAAGAAAGTTACTCCTTGCCTCGGAGCTCCTTTGAAGACTGCGTTGATTTTATTGTATCAGACCTGAATTCCGCAGCAGAGCTATTAGAAGGTATGAATATGGAAGCAGGGAGAGCAAGTGTAGAAGCTGCAATGGCACTAAAAGCTCGTGTATTGTTATATGCGGCAAGTGACCTTCATCATATACCTACTGCTTCTGCACAGTCAAGTACTATAAGTGGTTTCTCTAATCAGGAACTTCTGGGCTATACAAGCGGTGATCAAATGTCGCGTTGGCAGGCAGCAAAAGATGCAGCTAAAGCAGTATTGGATAGAGGTAGTGGATATAAAACAGATTTAATGGAGCCTGTATCGCCGGAAGAAGGAGAGCAGAATTATGAAAATATTTCTTTAGCGCAAGAGGGGGGAGAAGATGAACTTATTATGGCTCGCTACTTCGTGAATCAAAAGCAAGAAAATGGCGGAAGAATAGGTTTATATAATGGCCCTAACGGATACCATAACTGGGCAGGAAATACCCCTACTCAAAACTTAGTGGACGATTATCAAATGATGGATGGAAGTGAGTTTGACTGGAGCAATCCTGATCATGCAAACAACCCTTACGAAAACAGGGATCCTCGCTTTTATGCTTCAATTTTGTACGATGGTGCAGACTGGAAACCTCGTACAGCTGATGTAGCTGCTAAAGATCCTGCTAACCAGATTCAGACAGGCTCTTACGAGATTGTGCAGGATGGTGAAGTAGTTACTTTCTTTGGATTGGATACTCGTCAAAGCTCAGTGGAAGACTGGAACGGTACGCGTACTGGCTATTATATGCACAAGTTTATTAATAAAGATCCAGACATAGTAGACCAGAACACCTGGCAGGAGGTTCCGTGGCCTATTCTGCGTTACACTGAGGCCATATTAAACTATGTAGAAGCTTGTATTGAATTAGGAGAAGAGGCTGAGGCTAGAGCCTGGTTAAACAAAATCCGTTTCCGTGCAGGTATGCCAGCTATTACTTCTTCTGGTGACGAGCTAATGGAAGAATATAGAAACGAAAGAAGAGTAGAGCTAGTGTTTGAAGAGCATCGCTACCATGATGCCCGTCGCTGGATGATCGCGGACGAAACTATAGGACAGCAAGTTGAAATTATTAGTATAGAAGGTACTCTTAAACCGGGTGAGAGCGTAAGTCTATACAAGTACGATCCCGAAAAATACAACTATGAGTATACTGTTCAGCAGATAGATCCCGGTATAGAAAATCGCCAGTGGCTGGATAAGATGTATTTCTTACCTATCTCTCGCGATGAAATGAACCGAAACGAGGCATTGGTCCAAAATCCAGGATATTAA
- a CDS encoding VCBS repeat-containing protein, whose amino-acid sequence MVSPACDNNTPEKQRQVNENNTSSEPPLFSLLSPQQTNIDFNNQLTEGLNTNVMAYEYFYNGGGVAVGDVNNDGWEDIYFSANMVSNKLYLNEGLAEGSETVTFQDITEVAGVSGKKAPWKTGVSMADVNADGWLDIYVCYSGNVKPENRKNQLFINQGTDSLGIPSFKEMAEEYGLASASTSTQASFFDYDLDGDLDMFLLNHSPFPLPVLDEASTADLLSKEDATNGPRLFRNEGGQQPHFTDVTGQAGILSTSLSYGLGVGVSDINNDGWPDIYISNDYSIPDFLYINNQKGGFTDQIQSQLSYTSHFSMGNDIADVNNDGLHDIYTLDMLPEDNRRQKLLFAPDNYELFDLNLRVGFYYQYMRNMLHINNGYVNSRQPSFSEVGQMSGVSNTDWSWAALLADYDNDGWKDLFVTNGYVRDFTNMDFMKYMGDYLKRREGNLMRKDILELVYQMPSSNVVNYIYKNEGGQSAVNTFSDKTTSWGMRIPSNSNGAAYTDLDNDGDLDLVVNNINKAAFVFQNESNRLSDHHYLQVKLEGARKNPFGIGAKVMLYAQGETQSLEQIPSRGYQSSVSPVLHFGLGHKDKIDSVSVIWPGGSKQVLDTVRANQRIVLREQHATQQHAYKHNTQAIAKEVQPPLSFSHQRNKINDFKRQPLMVNPLSFSGPCLIKGDVNSDGLVDIFVGGSSGQVAAVYLQQASGKFIKTPGPAFEEDKFSEDVDAVFFDANADGALDLYVCSGGYNNFMPEDKALQDRLYLNNGSGGFTKAADALPDMLSSSSCARITDLDKDGSPDIFVGGRVIPGRYPETPKSYILINDGSGKFKDASAQTAPQLSSLGMVTDAAWVDLDADEQDELIVIGEWMPIQVYSYKDGALIENTSSYFNKEYSGWWNKLLVEDLNADGKVELVLGNMGLNTQCKASDSQPAELFYKDFDNNGSVDPVFCFYIQGKSYPAVTRDEFLDQITMLRTRFPDYKSYADAQLNDIFTEEELEGVNQLKANELRTSLFEMGNDGKFISKALPEVVQASPVFAISTLDYNNDGHKDLLLGGNISNARLRFGRCNANYGMLLQNDGKGNFSYIPQQESGFDLKGDMRSIVKLDNTLLFGMNQNELKAYQLK is encoded by the coding sequence ATGGTTAGCCCGGCTTGCGATAACAATACCCCCGAAAAACAAAGGCAGGTCAATGAAAACAACACCTCCTCTGAGCCTCCATTGTTTTCGCTTCTCTCCCCACAACAAACGAACATAGACTTTAATAATCAGCTTACCGAAGGGTTAAATACTAACGTAATGGCCTATGAGTATTTTTATAATGGAGGGGGTGTAGCTGTAGGCGATGTTAATAACGATGGGTGGGAAGATATTTATTTCTCAGCTAATATGGTCTCCAATAAACTATATCTAAATGAGGGACTAGCTGAAGGTAGCGAGACCGTTACTTTTCAGGATATTACTGAAGTAGCTGGAGTAAGTGGTAAAAAAGCCCCATGGAAAACTGGAGTGAGCATGGCAGATGTTAATGCTGATGGCTGGCTGGATATTTATGTGTGCTATTCTGGCAATGTGAAGCCCGAAAACCGGAAAAATCAGCTGTTTATCAATCAGGGAACGGACTCACTAGGGATTCCATCTTTTAAAGAAATGGCCGAAGAGTATGGCCTGGCAAGTGCCTCTACCAGTACCCAAGCCTCCTTTTTTGACTATGACCTGGATGGTGACCTGGATATGTTTTTGCTAAATCACAGTCCATTTCCTTTGCCCGTGTTAGATGAAGCCTCCACAGCGGACTTGCTCAGTAAAGAAGATGCTACCAATGGTCCCCGCCTGTTTAGAAATGAAGGAGGGCAGCAACCCCACTTTACAGATGTAACGGGCCAGGCTGGTATTCTGAGTACATCTCTCTCTTATGGATTGGGCGTAGGTGTTTCTGATATAAATAATGACGGCTGGCCTGATATCTATATTTCTAATGACTACTCTATACCCGACTTTCTTTATATTAATAATCAGAAGGGTGGGTTTACGGATCAGATACAGTCGCAGCTAAGCTATACCTCGCACTTTTCTATGGGCAACGACATTGCGGATGTCAATAACGATGGTCTGCACGATATTTATACGCTGGATATGCTGCCCGAAGATAATAGAAGACAAAAGTTACTTTTTGCACCGGATAATTATGAGCTGTTTGACTTAAACCTCAGAGTAGGTTTTTATTATCAGTATATGCGGAATATGCTGCACATCAATAATGGTTATGTAAACAGCCGCCAACCTTCTTTTAGCGAAGTGGGGCAAATGTCGGGTGTGTCAAATACCGATTGGAGTTGGGCTGCACTTCTGGCAGATTATGATAATGATGGATGGAAAGATCTCTTTGTAACTAATGGATATGTCAGAGACTTCACCAATATGGACTTTATGAAGTATATGGGAGACTATCTTAAGCGTAGGGAAGGAAACCTTATGCGAAAAGATATTCTGGAGTTGGTGTATCAGATGCCTTCATCCAATGTGGTCAACTACATTTATAAAAATGAAGGGGGCCAAAGTGCCGTTAATACTTTCTCTGACAAAACTACTTCCTGGGGGATGCGAATTCCCTCCAATAGCAATGGTGCAGCTTATACGGATCTGGATAATGATGGAGATTTGGATTTGGTAGTTAACAATATCAACAAAGCTGCATTCGTATTTCAAAATGAATCAAACCGTTTATCGGACCACCATTATCTTCAGGTAAAGCTGGAGGGAGCACGTAAAAACCCCTTCGGAATAGGTGCAAAGGTAATGTTATATGCCCAGGGCGAAACACAGTCACTGGAGCAGATCCCTTCTCGTGGCTACCAGTCCAGCGTCTCTCCGGTTTTACATTTTGGCTTAGGGCATAAAGACAAGATTGATTCTGTAAGCGTCATATGGCCAGGTGGAAGTAAGCAGGTATTAGACACAGTCAGAGCTAATCAGCGAATTGTTTTAAGAGAACAGCATGCAACACAGCAACATGCTTATAAGCATAATACTCAGGCTATAGCGAAAGAAGTACAACCTCCACTTTCTTTTAGTCATCAAAGAAACAAAATCAACGACTTTAAGAGGCAGCCACTAATGGTAAATCCGCTTTCTTTTTCTGGCCCTTGCCTGATTAAAGGAGATGTAAACAGCGATGGTCTGGTTGATATTTTTGTGGGGGGGAGCAGTGGTCAGGTAGCAGCTGTTTACTTACAGCAGGCGTCAGGCAAGTTTATCAAAACACCTGGCCCGGCATTTGAAGAAGATAAATTTAGCGAAGATGTAGACGCAGTCTTCTTTGATGCGAATGCAGATGGCGCTTTGGACCTGTACGTATGTAGCGGTGGGTACAACAATTTTATGCCGGAAGATAAAGCTCTTCAGGACAGATTGTACCTTAATAACGGTAGTGGAGGCTTTACCAAAGCAGCAGATGCGCTACCGGATATGCTGAGTAGTAGCAGTTGTGCGAGAATTACCGATCTTGATAAAGATGGAAGCCCGGACATTTTTGTAGGAGGAAGGGTTATCCCTGGTCGCTATCCGGAAACCCCAAAAAGTTATATCCTTATTAACGACGGATCAGGCAAATTTAAAGACGCTTCGGCACAGACAGCTCCCCAACTTAGTTCACTGGGTATGGTTACCGATGCCGCCTGGGTAGACCTGGATGCCGATGAACAGGACGAACTAATAGTGATAGGAGAGTGGATGCCAATACAGGTATACAGCTATAAAGATGGTGCATTAATAGAAAATACATCCAGCTATTTTAACAAGGAGTATAGCGGATGGTGGAACAAGCTTCTTGTAGAAGACCTGAATGCGGATGGTAAAGTAGAGTTAGTATTGGGCAATATGGGGCTTAACACCCAATGCAAAGCAAGTGATAGTCAGCCTGCCGAACTGTTTTACAAGGACTTTGACAATAATGGCTCTGTAGATCCTGTTTTTTGTTTTTATATACAAGGTAAAAGCTATCCGGCAGTAACCAGAGACGAATTTTTAGATCAGATCACTATGCTTAGAACTCGTTTTCCCGACTATAAAAGTTATGCAGACGCACAGCTAAATGATATTTTTACCGAAGAAGAGTTAGAAGGGGTAAATCAACTCAAAGCTAATGAACTGAGAACTTCCCTTTTTGAAATGGGCAATGATGGTAAATTTATTTCCAAAGCTTTGCCCGAAGTGGTACAAGCTTCTCCAGTATTTGCCATCAGTACTTTAGACTACAATAATGATGGACACAAAGATTTACTACTTGGTGGCAACATTAGTAATGCGCGATTACGCTTCGGCAGGTGTAATGCTAACTATGGCATGTTGCTACAGAATGATGGAAAGGGTAATTTTTCTTATATACCTCAACAAGAATCTGGCTTTGACCTAAAAGGAGATATGAGAAGCATTGTTAAGCTAGATAATACGCTACTTTTTGGAATGAACCAGAATGAACTAAAAGCCTATCAACTGAAGTAG